The genomic segment GCCCCGTCGATGGTGAGCAGATCGATCTTGGCGTCCGACGACCAGCGAATCGCCATGGCCAGCTCGCGCATGGGATAGGCGCCGGTTTTGAGGGTCACCCGTTTGGCGCCGATTTTGCGGACCCGGTCCACCTCGCGCATGAACTCCTCCTGATCGATGAACCCCAGCCGCGAGTGGCGCTCGAACTCCTTGATGGCCCCGTCGCGGTAGGCCTTCTGGTTGGCCTTGCTCTCCGGATTGGGGGTCACGATGTAGCCCCGGCGCTGCAACTCCAGGGCCCGTTCGAGCTCCTTGACCTTGATTTCGCCGCCGATGCTCTTGGCACCCTGGCCCCACTTGAGCTCGATGGTCTCCACCCCGAGCTTCTCCACGACGTATTCGGCCACCCCCAGGCGGGTGTCCTCCACGTTGAGCTGCACCATGATGTCGCCGTAGCCCTCGTGAAAACGGCGGTACTGCTCCAGCCGTCGGATCATCTCCGGGGATTTCTTGACCTTGCCGTGCTGGTCGATCTCAAGCGCCGGGTCCACGCCGCAGACGTTTTCACCGCAGACCAGGCTGATCCCGGAAATCGCCGCCCCGACGGCGAAATGCTCCCAGTTGTTGCGGGCCACATCGGTGCTGCCGAGAGCGCCGGTGAAAATCGGAATCTTCATGTGCACCTTTTCGGTGGCCCCGTACCAGGTGTCGGTGTCGACCACCGGGAAAACGGCATGGTCGGGATCGGCCTCGATGCCGGCCGCCCCCAGGGCGTAGCCCATGATGTTGAGATGGGAGTAATCCACCGGGTAGTCTTTGTCGCCGCCGGCGGTGATGTCCCCGAACGGGGTGGGATAGAGCAGCTCGCGGCCCCGGAAAGTGGCCTTGAAAAGGTCGCAGTTGCCGCGACAGCCGTCGATACAACGGCTGCAGATGCCCGATTGGGGCGCAATACTGCGGGAGCGGTTTTTGGTCTGCAGGGCGTCGTTGGCATTGGGTCGCTGTAAATTCATTCATCTCCTCCGTAAAGTTCGGGCGTTAAGACGCAAAAAGGCGCCAGCCCCCTTGGGGCGATGACGCCTTTGTCCCATTTCCGACGTGACCCCGCACGCCATTGTGCGGGACCGTGTCATTTCTCATTGTCAGCTTCGGTCTAATACTTGAAGCGCGCCGGTCTGTCAAGCCGCCGGATGATCGGCGCCCGGGGTTAGAGCTCCTCGGAGAGCAGGATCGCCTCCGCCACCCAGCGCATGGATTTGCGGGTGTCCATGCTGCGCTTCTGGATCCAGCGGTAGGCTTCGGATCCGCTCAACTGTCGCCGGCGCATGAGCACCTCCTTGGCCCGCTCGGTCAGCTTGCGGGTTTCCAGCTCCTCCTGGATGACCCGGGTCTGGACCATCAACTCGGTGTTCAGGATCGCCACCGTCGCCTGGTTGGCCACGGTGGTGATCAGGTTGATTTCGTCCTCCGAAAAACGGTACGGCCGCGAGGTGAAGCAGTTGAGCACGCCGCAGACCCGATCGGCGTTGGCGCGCAGGGGAACCCCCAGCATGGAGACCAGCCCCATCCGACGGGCCATCTCCTTTTCCTTGAAACGCTCGTCTTTGAGAACGTTTTCGATCTGCAGGGGGCGCTGATGGTCGACGACCCAGCCGACGACGCCCTCGTTGAGCCCCAAGCGGCGGTCTTTCACGTAGGCCGGTTCGATGGCCTGGGTGGCCTTGAGACGCATGATGGGGGGGCTGACGGTCTCATCCACCAGCCACAGGGAGCAGATCTCGACGTTCATCACCCGTGCCGTGACCATCACGATCAGCTTGAGAATGTCCTCGATATACAAATCGGAAGTGATGGCCTGACTGATGTTCATCAAGGCCTTGAGGTAGGCATGGTAGGTTTCCGGTTTGTTCTGATCCATCCGCGCAGCCTTTTTTTATCACGACCCCTGCAGCCCCGCGCAGCCGCCGGCACGCGGGTTTCCAGCGGCCCGGCAAGGGGCTTCATCTTAAAGATTTCGCTTGACCAAATCAACAATACAATTTAAAAGGCCACTTTTCAAATAAATCACATTCAGGCATTGTGGCGCGCATGGGCATCCAGGAGAGAAAAGAGCGGGAGCGGGAAAGACGCCGCCAGCAGATCATCGTGGCGGCCAAACGGGTGTTTTCGGAAAAAGGGTTCAGCCGGGCGACCATGGAGGATATCGCCAAGGCGGCGGAGTTGAGCCCGGGAACGCTCTACCTCTATTTCAAGAACAAGGACGAACTCTATGCCTCGCTTTCCATCCGGATCCTGCACTACCTTTTGATCCGCCTGGAGCACGTCGCCAAAGAGGCCAGCACCGACCTGGAGGCCCGCATGGCGAGTCTCAAAAAGGCCCTGCTGGATGTCTACGATTTCGATCCCCTGATGATCATCAACATGTTCCACCTGCAGTCCAGCGAAACCCTGCGCAACCTGTCGCTGGATCTTATGGCGGAAATCGAGGCCCTGTCGCGCAAATCCCTCGGCACCATGGCCCGGATCTTGGAAATGGGCATCCGCGAAGGCGTTTTCATCGACCGCCATCCCGTCGCCTTGGCCGATATCCTGTGGGCCCTTTTCTCTGGGGTTATCCTCTGGGAGGAGAGCAAGAAGGTCATCAATGCCGAAAAGGACTTCGTCCGCCCCACCTTCGAGCTGGCCTTTGATATCTTCGCCCGGGGCCTGCGGGCACCTCAACGGCACTAAAAGAGCCGGGTTATCTCATCGACTTCGAAACACGGCCAGGAAACCGGCCGCCCGTCATAAAGCGCCTCGATTCCCTCGCCGGCCGCCAGCACCTCCCCGATAACGGCCACTGCAACGCCGGCCGAGCGGATGGCCGCCGCCAGGCCATCGGCGGCCGCGGCGGCGCAGGTGATTAGAAGGCTGCCGGAGCCGATCAGCCCCAGCGGGTTGAGCCCCAGGAGATCGGTCAGCTTGCGGGTTTCGGGCAATATCGGGATCCGCTCCATGTCCACCCGGATGCGATGCCCGCCCGCCTCCCCCAGTTCCTTGAGCGCTGCCGCCAGCCCCCCCTCGGTGACGTCGTGCATGGCGCTGACCCCCGGCGTGTCGGCGGCGATGCGGGCTTCGGTGATGATGCTGATCTGCTCCAGAAACTGCCGGCAGGCCTCGATTTCATCGGCGCCCACGCCCAGCGCCGCCAGCCGCCGCCCGAACTCGCGGGCGATGATGGCGGTGCCTTCCACCGCAACACCCTTGGTGAGCAGCACCTGGTCGCCGGGGGCCATGTTGCGTTTGTCCACCAGCGCGGCGCACGCGACGGTGCCGGCCAGCATCCCGATCACCACCGGGCGGGTGACCGCATCGGTGATTTCGGTGTGCCCGCCGCAAAGCGTGATCCCCCAACGCTGGCAGGTGGCCCGCAGCTCGTTCATCACCCGCCAGATTTCGGCGCCGGTGACCCCCCGCGGAAACAACAGGGTGGTCAGCAGCCAGCGCGGCACGGCCCCAGAGGTGGCAATGTCGTTGGCGTTGACAACCACCGCATACTGGCCGATGGCATCGGTGGCGAAGGTGATCGGATCGGATTTCAGCACCAGCACCTCATCGGAGGTCACGTCCACCGCGGCCGTGTCCTCACCGACGCCCGGTTTGACGATCATGGCGGGATCCTCGAAGGGCAGCTGGGTGAAAAAGGCCCGCAAAAGGGCGTTGGGCAGCTTACCGCAGGGCAGCACGCGCCCCATGCCCAGGATCGGCATCAGTTCCCCGAGGCTTGCGATGGTGAAGTCGCTCTGCAGGCGAATGGCCGCGGAATGCTCGCGGTTGTCCAGGAAAACGGTCACGGCTCCGGCCCGCTGACCGGCCTCCACGTCGAACACATAATCCCCCACCATCAGGATTTCCTGGGGCGCCACGGCCAGCGTCCGGGCCGCCAGCAGAATGCCGTCGGCACTGGGTTTGGGGCGCACAGGAGCATCGCGGGAAACGATCAGGTCGAAATCCGTCACGCCGAGCCCGCTGAAATTCTCCAGCGCACGGGCCACCGAGCGGGCGCAGTTGCGGGTCACGATGCCCACCTTGAGGCCCCGCCGGCGCAGCTCACGCAGGATCTGCTCGGCCTCGGGGTTGGGCAGCGAGCGTGCGGCGGCCGCCATCTCGAAGCACTCCAGATCAGCGGCGGCGGCCTCACGCTGGCCGCCGACCGGCAGAGCCTCGAGAAACTCGAGCACCGGCATGTCGGCCGGGCAGCCGATGGCCGCCTTGAAGGTGCCAAAATCCAGGGCACCGGGCAGGGTCAGGGTGCCGTCAAAATCAAAGAGTACCGCCCGGATCACAAAGGGGATCGGGATCATATCGGATCGCTTTCCGGAAAGGGCGCCAGCGCCCCTGCCTGCAGCTTGGAATGCGGGACTATCGGGGCTGCGATCACCCGGCGCCGGGCCGCAAGACCCTGGGCGCAAAGGTCAGGGTCGCGAAATAATCCGCCGGCGTCTCCTCCCGCCGTATCAGTTCCACCGTGCCGTCGCTACGTAGCAGCAGTTCCTTGGGACGCAGCTTGCCGTTGTAGTTGAAGCCCATGGAATGCCCGTGCGCACCGGTATCCTGAATCAGCAGCAGATCCCCGGGAACGATGTCCGGCAGCGGGCGCTGGACAGCGAACTTGTCGTTGTTCTCGCACAGCGATCCCACCACATCCACCACCCGCTCGTTTTTACCCTGGGGTTTGCCCACGACCTCGATGTGGTGGTAGGCGCCGTACATTCCCGGGCGCATCAGTGCCGACATGCAGGCGTCCACGCCGATATAGCGCCGGTAAATGTTCTTTTCATTGATGGCGGTGGTCACCAGAACCCCGTGGGGCCCGGTCACGTAGCGCCCGCTTTCGAGAAAGAGCTTGGGCTGATACCCGTGCTGGTCTTCAAAGGCCGCCAGCAGGGCCGTGATCTGAAGCCCCATCCCGGCGAGGTCCAGGGGTGTTTCTTCAGGCCGGTAGGGTATCCCCAGGCCGCCGCCGATGTTGATGAACTCGAAGACAATCCCCAGTTCGGCGCTGATGCGCTCCACCTCTTGGAGCAGCATACGGGTGGTTTCCACCATATAATCCGCCTGAAGTTCGTTGGAAACCAGCATCGTGTGGAGCCCGAAGCGGCGGGCGCCGCGCTCCCGCGCCAATCGGTAGGCATCCACCAGCTGTTCGTGACTGACCCCGTACTTGGCCTCTTCGGGCTTGCCAATGATCGCGTTGCCGCCCCGACGGGGGCCGGGGTTGTAGCGAAAACAGATCAGTTCGGGCATCTGCGGGACCTTGGGCACCAGAGTGATGTCGTCCAGGTTGAGCAGGCAGCCGCCCTCGGCCGCGGCCAGTTGGAACTCCTCGCGGGTGGTGTTGTTGGAGGTGAACATGATCTCCTCACCCCGGGCGCCCACATCCCGGCTGAGGGTCAACTCGGTGCTCGAACTGCAGTCGAAACCGAAACCGACTTGGCGGATCAGCGCCAGCACCGCAGGGTTGGGCAGCGCCTTGACGGCGTAATATTCTTGGAAAAAGCTTGCCCCGGCAAAGGCCTTTTTGAGGGTCTGACAGGTGTTTAGGATTCCCTTTTCGTCGTAGATGTGAAACGGGGTGCCGAAGAAATCGACGATCTTCGCCAGCCGAGGGGTCAGGCGGTTTTTGAAATCAGCGGACATGGGCATGGGGCGGTACCTCCTGGCGGGTGCCAAAGGGCGGCGATGAGGCCAAAGTCCAGCTTCCGGGAGGCGCTGCGGCTTCAGGCCGCTGCGACGTTGTTTGGCAACGTCCGGTTTCGGGCGCTTTGGCGGTTCTTAGAGGTTAAGCCGGGGCTTCCGGCGGAATCTGAAAGGTTTCCTTGTAGGTGGTCAGGGCGATGCGGGTGCGGGTGGCGCCAATACCTTCCAGCGGGGCGATCTGCTCCCGCAGGACCTGCCCCAGCTCGCGGGTCCCGCCGACCCGCAGCTTGAGAAAAAAGCCGTCCTCGCCTGAAAGGTAATGGACTTCCTGGACCGCCGGGATGGCCGCCAGGCGACGGCCAAGGGCGTCGTCGCCGCCGGGGCGGGCGCTGCCCACCGAGACGAATGCCACCATTTCGCGGCCGAAGCGCGCCGGGTTCAGGCGCACCTCGTAGCCGTCGATGATCCCCAGCTTCTCCAACTTGCGGATGCGCTCCAGCACGGCCGAGGGTGCCATGCCCACCTTGCGTGCGACCTCCACGTTGGGGATGCGGGCCTTTTTCTGCAAGATCCGGATAATCTGAAGACTAATTTCGTCAATCATTCTTTATTCCAAGTTTTTTTTCAGCTATTATTCGTATTATACCTCCTTGTCAAGACTATTATTTACGTAAAGCAATCAATTAAAGAATAATATCCGCCGCGCCGTCTGCATGCCCGGCTGGTGCACCGGTCAATTTTCACTTTACATTTCGGGGGTGATCCACTATGAGCTTAACATATCGAATATTTTCATAAACCTACCCAATAGAGCCGCTCGGCCGCGGCCGCACCAGGGGGTGGAAGCAGCTCCGGGGGTTGCAGCCCTGATCCGAAACCGCCAAAGCAAACCACAAGGAGGAGACCCATTATGGACGCAATCAGACGCATTTTGTTGGTAGTCTTCCTGGCGCTGCCCCTGACGGGCGTTTTCACGGCCATGGCAATGGAACCCATCGGCATGGGGATCATCACCGGCGGCACCAAGGGCACCTATTTTCAGTTTGGCCTGGATATGCAAAAGCTGCTGAAGCCCCAAGGGTTCGATCTCAGCGTTTACGATTCCTCCGGGTCGGTGGAAAACATCTTCGCCGTTTACCAGCGGCCGCGCACCCAGATGGGGATCGTGCAGTCCGACGTCCTGGCCTTTGTGGCCAAAGTGCAGACGGACCCGGTATTGCAGCGCATCGCCAACCGCATCAAGATGGTCTTTCCCCTCTACAACGAGGAAATTCACCTCCTGGGGCGCAGCGACATCAGCGAGTTTGACGATCTCGCCGGGCGCCGGGTGGCCATCGGACAGGACGGCAGCGGCACCTATCTCACCGCCAAGCTGCTCTTCGAGGTGTCCGAGGTGGCCCCGGCGGAGATGGTCAATATCGGCACCGACGAGGCCCTGGCCGAACTCAAGGCGGGCCGCATCGACGCCATGTTCTACGTGGCGGGCTTTCCGGTGAAACTTTTCCGGGAGGGGGTTACGGCCGCAGACGAGCTGGCCCTGGTGCCCATTTTGAACAAGAACATTCTCGAGTTTTACCCGGCGGGCGAGATACCGGCCGGCACCTATGAATGGCAAGCTGCCGCGGTCAGCACCGCAGCGGTCAAGGCCGTGCTGATTTCCTACGACTTCCGCAGGGCCAACTGTGAATATGTCGGGCGCGTGGCCCGCATCATCGCCGACAACCTGGCCTGGTTGCGCCAAAACGGCCACCCCAAATGGCAGGCGGTGGATATCGACTACCCCCTCAAGGGGTGGGAGCAGTATGATTGCGTCCGGAACTACCTGGACCGCAGCCTCCCCCAGGAAACCAAGCCCCCGGCCGAAATCAACCCGGTTCTGGACGCCATCAAACGCATGCTCTAATGCCGGCAGGTCCTGCCGGCAGTCGTCTGGAACGGCTTCCCCGGTTTTATAGCCGCAAGCGAGGATCATCCGCGTCATGTACCTGGCCTACTACAACCTCAGCGCCAAGCCGTTTCAGATCAGCACCGACCCGGCCTTCCTGTGGCTGGGCCCCAAACACCGCGAAGCCCTGTCCACCCTGAGATACGGGGTGATGGACAACCGCGGTTTTCTGCTGCTGACCGGGGATGTCGGCACCGGCAAGACAACCCTGATTCATGCGCTGCTCAAAAGCCTCTCCCAGGAGGTGGTGGCGGCCAGCGTGCCGGACCCCGGGCTGTCACCACTGGACTTTTTCAACTATATCTCGCGGGGGTTTCATTTCGGCACGCGCTTCGCCTCCAAAGGCGATTTTTTGGATCATTTCATCGATTTTCTGGAAAGATCGCATGCGGCCCACAAAAAGGTACTGCTGATCATCGACGAGTCCCAGCGCCTGACCTCCGAACTGCTGGAGGAAATCCGGCTGCTGTCCAATATCGAGAAGTACGAAAACAAGCTGCTCAACATTTTTTTTGTGGGCCAAAACGAATTCAATCAGTTTCTGATGCTGCCGGAACACAAAGCCATCCGTCAGCGGATCACCATCAACTATCACATCACCCCGTTAACCGAAATCGAAACCGGGGCCTACGTCCGCCATCGGCTCAAGGTGGCCGGCGCCCGGATGGAGATCTTCGATGAGGGCGGCATCGGCGAGGTCTTTCGTTTTTCCAGCGGCTACCCCCGGCTGATCAACATCATTTGCGACCATGCGCTGCTTTCCGGGTTTATCAAAAGCGCGGAGGTCGTGACGGCGGCGATTGTGAGCGACTGCGCCGCCGATCTGACCCTGCCGCAACGCGACGTTCTGCAAGCCGAGATCGCCAAGACCGAGCGGCCGGAGCCCCCCCTGCCGGCCGCCGTGCGGGAGTCGGGCCCGGCCGCACCAGCCCCGCAGCGAAACCGCTGGCAGCGTTCCGCCCTGCTGGTGGCGCTTCTCGCAGCGCTGCTGCTGGGCCTTTTCGGGCTTTACCCCCAGGGCTTCGAACGCCTGAAGACATTGTGGCACAGCCAGTTTCAGGGGATGACGGCCGGCACCGGGGCCCCCCCGCCGACCCAAGTCGCCCCGGAACCGCCCCCCCCGGCTGGGGCGCCCGGCACCCCGCCGCTTCCCTCCCCGAAACCGCCGGCGACACCCGCCCCGGAAACCCCAAAGCCTCCGGCCGCAACAGCCGCCGCGCCACAAACCGCAACTCCTTTGAAGCCGGTTGCAGCAACGCCACCCGCCGAGCCCGTTTCAGCGACACCCGCAGCGCCCGCCGAAACCGCCGCCGGCACCCCGCCGGTTTCCCCCGTGAAACCTCCGGCGACGCCCACTCCGAAGACCCCAAAGCCGCCGGCCGCAACAGCCGCCGCTCCCCAAACCGCAGCCCCCCGGAAGCCGGTTGCAGCACCCCCACCCGCCGAGACCGTTACAGCGGCACCCGCAGCGCCCGCCGAAACCGCCGCCGGCACCCCGGCACCCGACGGAGACCCGGATAAACCGCTGCCGACTGTCCCGATGGAACCGCAGCCTCCGCCCGCTGGGCTCGAAGACCAGCGAGGCGCGCAAAATTTCGAACAAAAAGACGCACGAAAGCCGCTTCCGGCCAAGGCTGCAACCGAGGAGCTGCGGCAAGAAGACGCCGACGCCGACGCCGGTTCGGATCCGGGGGACATCATTGATTGGGTGCTGGAAAAAAACAAACGGCGGCAATAGCGAGGGGATGCCGCCATACGGCTTGGGCAGCGGCGGAGCGTTTGGGGGGAAGATTCCCGAGGGTGGAATTTTTTTTGCTGCGGCAACGCAGCCGCCAGGTGCCGGGAAACGTCACCAGCGGGCGGGACCGATACGGACGCGAACCATGGCTGAAAGCACTTGGGAATTGCCGGGGCGGCGGGGTCAGCGGTGATATGCGCCTTGCCCAAACCGGCGGCCGGGAGAGCGACTATCCTGGAAGCGTTCCGATGCCCATCGGGTCGGGGCCGTCAGCGGCGAACGGCTCTCACCGCCCCGCACTGCCAGTCGGCCATCTGGTCCACCTGCCAATCGGTTTCGCTGCGGGCCGAGACCACATCCACCACCCGACTCCAACCGTCCGAATAGCGGGTATAGTTTTTGGAGGTCCAGTACCAGACCGCGCCACCGGGGGTCGGAAAGCGCGGCGCTTTTTCGTGAATCCCGGCCAATTCTTCGACGGTGGGCAGGCGCCAGTCCGAAAAACCGCCGACGGCGAGATTCTCCACATATCTCGCGGCGGCCGTGTAATCCAGGCATTGGCCGGTGTCGGCACGCGAGTCCAGCAGACACCAGGTGAGACCGGTTTGGGTGTCCAGCACGGTCCCGGGCTGTTTTTCCTGGAACCGGCCGCCGGTTGCCGCCAGCTGGCTGCGAAGGGCGCCGGCAATCACCTGCCGCTTGCGCTCCAGTGCCTGTTGCTCCAGCCGGGCGATTTTTTCATCGATCACCGGCCGCAGACTGCTGTTGGGATAGGCTTTGAGATAATCGACATAGACGGCCCGGGCGCCGGCCAGGTCATCACCGGCGGCCGCCGCCTTGGCGCTCAGACGGGCCAGGATCTCTTCGCCTCGCTGGTTGCGCCGAGCGGTTTCCTGCAGCTCTTCAACGACGGCGGTGCGGGGGTTTTCGGGGTATAGATCGATGAAGCGCTGGCAGAGGGAGATCGCCGCGGCCCAGTGGCCTTGGGCACGAAGTACGCCAAGCTGTTTTTCCAGGGCCAGAAAATACTCCGCGCTCATATCGTCCAAACGCCTGCGAACCTCATCGCGGTGACGGCCCCGGGGGTGGGCGTCTAAGTATGTCCGACAGGCGGCAATACGCTCTTCGACCTCCGCCGGGGCCGCGGCCTCGACGGCTCTGAAATCCGCATCATCGAGGGCCTCTGCGGCCGCGCGGGTGCGCTCCGCGACAATTTTGGCGCACGGAGTCGCGGCATACTGCTGACCGAGGGCCTGGTAGTGCGCGAGAGCCTCCGCGGGCCGCGCCGCTTCCGCCTGGGCGTCGGCCTCGGCAAGGGCTTGACGGCACGCCACCTCCTCCAGGGCCTGTCTTACGGACAGCAGTTTTTCCCGGATCTCGGCGGTGTATTTGGCCCCTTCATGGGCGGCCAGATAATCCTGGAGAAGCATTTCTTTCTTGCCGAGATCCGGCTGCCCATCGACCTGCGCCATCAGCTGGCCGAAATCGGCCTTGGCGCGGCTGACCCCCAGCATCCAGGCCGAAGCAGCGCCCAGCACCACCAGCAGCGCCAGCACCATGAAGGACATGGCCAACCTGCGCTTCAAGTTGGTGGCGGCTTTTTTGGGCCCCAGGATCGCCCAGTTTTTCTGCCGGCAGTAGTCCTCGATATAGGCGCGGGCCTCATCGCCGTCCATGCCGTAATCCACGGCGGCCTTGACCAGCACCTCGAAATACTCCGGCTTGATTTCACCGTCCAGACCGGCGACGTCGATGTCGGCGTTCAGGGCCGTCAGCTTCGAGCGCGCCCGGGAATAGTCGTAAGACTGGCGGCTTTCCTCGCTTTTGAAAATCTGCAGACACTGCCCGGCGAGAACCTCGCCGGCGGTTGTAACGGCATCCTTGCGGGCGACCTGACGGTAATGGGCCTCAACGGTCCGCGCCTTGACCTGCAACTCCTCCAGCCGCGCCCCGTTGGAAGCGTCGAGAAACGCGTAGAGGGATTTCTTGCCAACGACCTTGAGGTTGGCGTTGATGACCTTTTCGATGGCCTTGTCCAGCGGTTTGGCCCGCCCCTTTTCGTTGACGCCGCCTTTGCGAACCGGCACCTTGAGCCGTTTGCGGACCGCCTCCTCGCTGACCGCCAGCATCTTGGCCAGCTTGGCGACCTCTTCGGCGGTGACGTAGCCTTTGCTGGCCCGAATGCTGAGATGTTTGTCGAGCTGGGCGATCTTTTCCTTCTGCTTCAGCCGGATGCGGTTGCGAATCTCGGTCTCTTGGATCCCGTGCAACTCGGCCAGCTTGAAAACCTCCTCTTTCGTGATGTAGCCCTTGCTCATCCGGATCTCGAGATGGCGGTCGATGGCGGCAAATTTTTTGGCGTCGCGCTGGCGCGTCAGTTCGAGGGCCGCTCGGGCTTCTTTATCGCGGAGTTCGGGGTCTGACATGACCCGTCGAATTT from the Desulfobacteraceae bacterium genome contains:
- a CDS encoding FMN-binding glutamate synthase family protein, with amino-acid sequence MNLQRPNANDALQTKNRSRSIAPQSGICSRCIDGCRGNCDLFKATFRGRELLYPTPFGDITAGGDKDYPVDYSHLNIMGYALGAAGIEADPDHAVFPVVDTDTWYGATEKVHMKIPIFTGALGSTDVARNNWEHFAVGAAISGISLVCGENVCGVDPALEIDQHGKVKKSPEMIRRLEQYRRFHEGYGDIMVQLNVEDTRLGVAEYVVEKLGVETIELKWGQGAKSIGGEIKVKELERALELQRRGYIVTPNPESKANQKAYRDGAIKEFERHSRLGFIDQEEFMREVDRVRKIGAKRVTLKTGAYPMRELAMAIRWSSDAKIDLLTIDGAPGGTGMSPWRMMAEWGVPAIYLHAMTYELCLRLARKGAWVPDIALAGGFSSEDHIFKAIALGAPYCKAVCMGRALMIPGMVGKNVERWLRGEDGGLPTTVSQYGTKKEEIFVNYEKLQSKYGKDMANIPLGAVGLYSASEKLRVGLQQLMAGSRKWRVHLITRAELASLTEECAKVTGIPYIMDAYRKEALEIIDG
- a CDS encoding GAF domain-containing protein produces the protein MDQNKPETYHAYLKALMNISQAITSDLYIEDILKLIVMVTARVMNVEICSLWLVDETVSPPIMRLKATQAIEPAYVKDRRLGLNEGVVGWVVDHQRPLQIENVLKDERFKEKEMARRMGLVSMLGVPLRANADRVCGVLNCFTSRPYRFSEDEINLITTVANQATVAILNTELMVQTRVIQEELETRKLTERAKEVLMRRRQLSGSEAYRWIQKRSMDTRKSMRWVAEAILLSEEL
- a CDS encoding TetR/AcrR family transcriptional regulator; helix-turn-helix transcriptional regulator produces the protein MGIQERKERERERRRQQIIVAAKRVFSEKGFSRATMEDIAKAAELSPGTLYLYFKNKDELYASLSIRILHYLLIRLEHVAKEASTDLEARMASLKKALLDVYDFDPLMIINMFHLQSSETLRNLSLDLMAEIEALSRKSLGTMARILEMGIREGVFIDRHPVALADILWALFSGVILWEESKKVINAEKDFVRPTFELAFDIFARGLRAPQRH
- a CDS encoding HAD-IA family hydrolase, with the translated sequence MIPIPFVIRAVLFDFDGTLTLPGALDFGTFKAAIGCPADMPVLEFLEALPVGGQREAAAADLECFEMAAAARSLPNPEAEQILRELRRRGLKVGIVTRNCARSVARALENFSGLGVTDFDLIVSRDAPVRPKPSADGILLAARTLAVAPQEILMVGDYVFDVEAGQRAGAVTVFLDNREHSAAIRLQSDFTIASLGELMPILGMGRVLPCGKLPNALLRAFFTQLPFEDPAMIVKPGVGEDTAAVDVTSDEVLVLKSDPITFATDAIGQYAVVVNANDIATSGAVPRWLLTTLLFPRGVTGAEIWRVMNELRATCQRWGITLCGGHTEITDAVTRPVVIGMLAGTVACAALVDKRNMAPGDQVLLTKGVAVEGTAIIAREFGRRLAALGVGADEIEACRQFLEQISIITEARIAADTPGVSAMHDVTEGGLAAALKELGEAGGHRIRVDMERIPILPETRKLTDLLGLNPLGLIGSGSLLITCAAAAADGLAAAIRSAGVAVAVIGEVLAAGEGIEALYDGRPVSWPCFEVDEITRLF
- a CDS encoding diaminopimelate decarboxylase, giving the protein MPMSADFKNRLTPRLAKIVDFFGTPFHIYDEKGILNTCQTLKKAFAGASFFQEYYAVKALPNPAVLALIRQVGFGFDCSSSTELTLSRDVGARGEEIMFTSNNTTREEFQLAAAEGGCLLNLDDITLVPKVPQMPELICFRYNPGPRRGGNAIIGKPEEAKYGVSHEQLVDAYRLARERGARRFGLHTMLVSNELQADYMVETTRMLLQEVERISAELGIVFEFINIGGGLGIPYRPEETPLDLAGMGLQITALLAAFEDQHGYQPKLFLESGRYVTGPHGVLVTTAINEKNIYRRYIGVDACMSALMRPGMYGAYHHIEVVGKPQGKNERVVDVVGSLCENNDKFAVQRPLPDIVPGDLLLIQDTGAHGHSMGFNYNGKLRPKELLLRSDGTVELIRREETPADYFATLTFAPRVLRPGAG
- a CDS encoding Lrp/AsnC family transcriptional regulator, which encodes MIDEISLQIIRILQKKARIPNVEVARKVGMAPSAVLERIRKLEKLGIIDGYEVRLNPARFGREMVAFVSVGSARPGGDDALGRRLAAIPAVQEVHYLSGEDGFFLKLRVGGTRELGQVLREQIAPLEGIGATRTRIALTTYKETFQIPPEAPA
- a CDS encoding TAXI family TRAP transporter solute-binding subunit yields the protein MDAIRRILLVVFLALPLTGVFTAMAMEPIGMGIITGGTKGTYFQFGLDMQKLLKPQGFDLSVYDSSGSVENIFAVYQRPRTQMGIVQSDVLAFVAKVQTDPVLQRIANRIKMVFPLYNEEIHLLGRSDISEFDDLAGRRVAIGQDGSGTYLTAKLLFEVSEVAPAEMVNIGTDEALAELKAGRIDAMFYVAGFPVKLFREGVTAADELALVPILNKNILEFYPAGEIPAGTYEWQAAAVSTAAVKAVLISYDFRRANCEYVGRVARIIADNLAWLRQNGHPKWQAVDIDYPLKGWEQYDCVRNYLDRSLPQETKPPAEINPVLDAIKRML
- a CDS encoding AAA family ATPase → MYLAYYNLSAKPFQISTDPAFLWLGPKHREALSTLRYGVMDNRGFLLLTGDVGTGKTTLIHALLKSLSQEVVAASVPDPGLSPLDFFNYISRGFHFGTRFASKGDFLDHFIDFLERSHAAHKKVLLIIDESQRLTSELLEEIRLLSNIEKYENKLLNIFFVGQNEFNQFLMLPEHKAIRQRITINYHITPLTEIETGAYVRHRLKVAGARMEIFDEGGIGEVFRFSSGYPRLINIICDHALLSGFIKSAEVVTAAIVSDCAADLTLPQRDVLQAEIAKTERPEPPLPAAVRESGPAAPAPQRNRWQRSALLVALLAALLLGLFGLYPQGFERLKTLWHSQFQGMTAGTGAPPPTQVAPEPPPPAGAPGTPPLPSPKPPATPAPETPKPPAATAAAPQTATPLKPVAATPPAEPVSATPAAPAETAAGTPPVSPVKPPATPTPKTPKPPAATAAAPQTAAPRKPVAAPPPAETVTAAPAAPAETAAGTPAPDGDPDKPLPTVPMEPQPPPAGLEDQRGAQNFEQKDARKPLPAKAATEELRQEDADADAGSDPGDIIDWVLEKNKRRQ